The following are encoded in a window of Sebastes umbrosus isolate fSebUmb1 chromosome 7, fSebUmb1.pri, whole genome shotgun sequence genomic DNA:
- the LOC119491676 gene encoding extracellular calcium-sensing receptor-like: MHKPQPLQCTSLNFREFQFTQAMLFSIEEINNSTDLLPGISLGYKIYDTCGSVAKSVRVALALANGNEVASAPSEAPCTKLAQVQAIMGETSSSPCMAIATVIGPFHIPMISHFATCACLSDETKYPSFLRTIPSDYYQSRALAQLVKHFGWTWVGAIRSNADYGNNGMATFIETAHQLGICLEYSVSFFRTDPPDKIQKIIDIIKASTAKVIFTFLSHMDMDVLLHELSHHNLTGYQWVGSEAWIFDPQIAAMDRHHILDGAIGLSIPKAHVSGMREFMLDVKPLSSSSNDMFTEFWETLFSCKFNQSKSSEGNQRKCTGDEDLTGVQNSFTDMSFMPIFNNIYKGVYAVAHALHNILSCNKTCDNKVQLDPFTILQHIKKIQFKTKEGDEVYFNENGDPAAKYEIINWQPTENGIVDFVTVGLYDASLPADKQLNLQNKSFIWAQNSKQVPLSVCSKKCPPGTRKVLQKGKPVCCYDCLRCAEGEISNITDSITCVRCHPEFWSNERRDACVKKEAEFLSYEEIMGALLTAASLFGTCLTAVVAFIFFRYRKTPIVRANNSELSFLLLFSLTLCFLCSLTFIGRPSEWSCMLRHTAFGITFVLCISCVLGKTIVVLMAFRSTFPGSNMMKWFGPVQQRLSVLAFTLIQVIICILWLTISPPFPFKNFKEFKDKIILECALGSAVGFWAVLGYIGLLAMLCFILAFLARKLPDNFNEAKFITFSMLIFSAVWITFIPAYVSSPGKFSVAVEIFAILASSFGLLICIFIPKCYIILLKPEKNTKKNMMGKGAPK, encoded by the exons ATGCACAAACCACAGCCACTGCAATGCACCAG TTTGAATTTCAGAGAATTCCAGTTTACCCAGGCGATGCTCTTTTCCATAGAGGAGATTAATAACAGCACAGACCTACTGCCTGGCATCTCTCTGGGCTATAAGATCTACGATACCTGTGGCTCCGTGGCCAAAAGTGTGAGGGTAGCACTGGCCTTGGCTAATGGTAATGAAGTGGCATCTGCACCCTCCGAGGCACCATGTACAAAACTTGCCCAAGTGCAGGCCATTATGGGAGagacctcttcctctccttgcaTGGCTATAGCTACTGTCATCGGACCTTTTCATATCCCAATG atcaGCCACTTTGCTACGTGTGCTTGTCTCAGTGATGAAACCAAGTACCCATCCTTCCTCAGAACAATACCCAGTGACTACTACCAGAGCAGAGCCCTGGCCCAGTTGGTCAAGCACTTTGGTTGGACTTGGGTTGGAGCTATTAGATCAAATGCTGATTACGGCAATAATGGCATGGCCACATTCATAGAAACCGCCCATCAGCTGGGCATCTGTCTGGAGTACTCAGTATCTTTCTTTAGAACAGATCCACCAGACAAAATACAAAAGATAATTGATATTATCAAGGCTTCCACTGCCAAGGTGATTTTCACTTTCCTCTCCCACATGGATATGGATGTGTTACTACATGAGTTGTCTCACCACAACTTGACTGGGTACCAGTGGGTAGGCAGTGAGGCCTGGATCTTTGATCCCCAAATTGCAGCCATGGATAGGCATCACATTTTGGATGGTGCCATAGGCCTGTCCATCCCCAAAGCACATGTCAGTGGCATGAGAGAGTTCATGTTGGATGTGAAGCCACTCAGTTCATCTAGTAATGACATGTTCACAGAGTTTTGGGAGACATTGTTCAGCTGTAAATTCAACCAGTCAAAGTCTTCAGAAGGGAATCAGAGAAAATGTACTGGCGATGAAGATCTGACTGGAGTGCAAAACAGCTTCACAGATATGTCGTTCATGCCTATCTTTAACAATATCTATAAAGGAGTGTATGCTGTGGCCCACGCACTTCATAACATTCTGAGCTGtaacaaaacatgtgacaacAAGGTGCAGCTAGATCCATTTACG ATTTTACAGCACATAAAAAAGATTCAGTTCAAAACAAAGGAAGGAGACGAGGTCTACTTTAATGAGAATGGAGACCCAGCAGCAAAGTATGAAATTATAAACTGGCAGCCAACAGAAAATGGCATTGTGGACTTTGTCACAGTTGGTCTTTATGATGCATCTTTACCTGCAGACAAACAGCTAAATCTGCAAAATAAGTCTTTCATTTGGGCACAGAACTCAAAACAG GTGCCTTTGTCAGTTTGCAGCAAGAAGTGTCCTCCAGGAACTCGCAAGGTTCTCCAGAAAGGAAAGCCTGTCTGCTGCTATGACTGTTTAAGATGTGCAGAGGGAGAAATAAGCAACATTACAG attcTATCACCTGTGTGCGATGCCACCCTGAGTTCTGGTCAAATGAGAGAAGAGATGCCTGTGTGAAGAAAGAGGCAGAGTTTCTATCATATGAAGAGATCATGGGAGCGCTGCTCACTGCAGCGTCCTTATTTGGAACATGCCTCACAGCTGTTGTGGCATTCATTTTCTTCAGATACAGAAAAACTCCTATTGTCAGGGCCAACAACTCTGAACtgagcttcctgctgctcttctctttgactctgtgtttcctgtgctcTCTGACCTTCATCGGCCGGCCCTCTGAGTGGTCCTGCATGCTGCGACACACAGCGTTCGGCATCACCTTTGTCCTTTGCATCTCTTGTGTTCTTGGGAAAACTATAGTGGTGTTAATGGCCTTTAGGTCCACATTTCCAGGTAGTAATATGATGAAATGGTTTGGGCCTGTACAGCAGAGGCTCAGTGTTCTGGCTTTCACTCTTATACAAGTTATCATATGTATCCTCTGGTTAACaatttctcctccttttccctTTAAGAATTTTAAGGAATTCAAGGACAAAATAATCTTAGAGTGTGCTCTGGGCTCAGCTGTAGGCTTCTGGGCTGTACTTGGATACATAGGACTTCTGGCCATGTTATGTTTCATTCTTGCTTTTCTAGCCCGGAAACTGCCTGATAATTTCAATGAAGCCAAATTTATCACTTTCAGCATGTTGATATTCTCTGCAGTCTGGATCACTTTCATCCCAGCGTATGTCAGCTCTCCTGGGAAGTTCAGTGTTGCTGTGGAGATATTTGCTATTCTGGCCTCCAGTTTTGGACTgctcatttgtatttttattccaaaatgttatattattctACTGAAACCTGAGaagaatacaaaaaagaatATGATGGGGAAGGGGGCACCAAAATAA